The Bacteroidales bacterium genome contains a region encoding:
- a CDS encoding PepSY-associated TM helix domain-containing protein, with translation MMIRKRKRKKQTKLLREFRKIHRALGAALFIFLFIVCTTGLMLGWKKNSGGLILPKTPVGTSTDLKNWLPLDSLHTIACNVLHDSVSSELSVELVKIDIRKKYGIVKFVFVDGYWGIQLDGTTGEVLNVQTRVSDLVEGIHDGSILDQYFGTTGGPIKLIYTSIMGLALLTFTITGFWLWYGPKRMKKEKHATENDRSD, from the coding sequence ATGATGATACGGAAAAGAAAAAGGAAAAAACAAACTAAATTATTGCGTGAATTTAGAAAAATCCATAGAGCTTTGGGTGCGGCTCTTTTCATTTTTCTCTTCATCGTTTGTACCACAGGACTTATGCTTGGATGGAAAAAGAATAGTGGTGGTTTGATTTTGCCAAAAACGCCTGTTGGTACATCAACAGATTTAAAAAATTGGCTCCCTCTCGACAGCTTGCATACCATTGCCTGCAATGTCCTTCACGACTCCGTTTCATCTGAATTATCGGTTGAGCTTGTGAAAATTGACATAAGAAAAAAATACGGGATTGTTAAATTCGTTTTTGTTGATGGATATTGGGGGATTCAGCTCGACGGCACTACAGGAGAGGTTTTGAACGTCCAGACAAGAGTTTCCGATCTTGTTGAAGGTATTCATGATGGCTCAATCCTTGACCAATATTTTGGAACTACCGGCGGACCAATCAAATTAATTTACACTTCCATTATGGGGCTTGCCCTGCTGACGTTTACAATTACAGGATTTTGGCTTTGGTATGGGCCTAAACGAATGAAAAAAGAAAAACATGCTACCGAAAATGATCGATCCGATTAG